From Deinococcus aerophilus, a single genomic window includes:
- a CDS encoding DUF4384 domain-containing protein, which translates to MKKLLMIPAALLLSTAAAAPKISAQSIIVNPTQPDLNVSVRINKDSTGSQNPAYKIGEKAVISTTVNRDAYVYLFNVNPDGSVDQILPNRLSDSDSNFVKAGTTKSFPAEGDGFEYTIAGPIGQNKVLALASLTQLKLDQISSFKTSQDQFATVNAKNQAGLAQALSIVVTPIPQNSWVSDTAFYTVAAQNPVSTGSLFVGTNVDNATVILNGQRLGGANVTYNNLRPGSYPVRVQAPGYRDIATTVAIRAGTTTNLNAEFATVATPAPAPTPSQYTVSLRSNVAGARVFVDGTEAGTIRNGGLDLKVSRGGHEIVLVAPGFRTFVGNYNVTKDGQITINPTR; encoded by the coding sequence GTGAAGAAACTTCTGATGATCCCCGCAGCCCTGCTGCTGAGCACCGCCGCCGCCGCCCCTAAAATCAGTGCCCAGAGCATCATCGTAAACCCCACCCAGCCGGACCTGAACGTGAGCGTCCGCATCAACAAGGACAGCACCGGCAGCCAGAACCCTGCCTACAAGATCGGCGAGAAGGCCGTGATCAGCACCACCGTGAACCGCGACGCCTACGTGTACCTGTTCAACGTCAACCCCGACGGCAGCGTGGACCAGATTCTGCCCAACCGCCTGAGCGACAGTGACAGTAACTTCGTCAAGGCCGGCACCACCAAGAGCTTCCCCGCCGAGGGCGACGGCTTTGAGTACACCATTGCCGGTCCCATCGGACAGAACAAGGTGCTTGCCCTCGCCAGCCTGACCCAGCTGAAGCTCGACCAGATCAGCTCCTTCAAGACCAGCCAGGACCAGTTCGCCACCGTGAACGCCAAGAACCAGGCCGGTCTGGCGCAGGCGCTGAGCATCGTGGTGACGCCCATTCCGCAGAACTCCTGGGTCAGCGACACGGCCTTCTATACTGTGGCCGCGCAGAACCCGGTCAGCACCGGCAGCCTGTTCGTGGGCACCAACGTGGACAACGCCACCGTGATCCTCAATGGCCAGCGCCTGGGCGGAGCGAACGTCACCTACAACAACCTGCGCCCCGGCAGTTACCCCGTGCGCGTTCAGGCCCCCGGCTACCGGGACATCGCCACCACCGTGGCCATCCGCGCCGGTACGACCACCAACCTGAACGCCGAGTTCGCGACCGTGGCGACCCCTGCCCCCGCTCCCACGCCCAGCCAGTACACCGTGTCGCTGCGCAGCAACGTGGCCGGAGCGCGCGTCTTCGTGGACGGCACCGAGGCAGGCACCATCCGCAACGGCGGACTGGACCTCAAGGTCAGCCGTGGCGGACACGAGATCGTGCTCGTCGCCCCCGGCTTCCGCACCTTCGTCGGCAACTACAACGTGACCAAGGACGGTCAGATCACCATCAACCCCACCCGCTAA
- a CDS encoding ABC transporter permease, with translation MTPVRSAAPPASPALAWSLAWAHLRRRRTQNVLTILGIAVGVMALIAALSLTNGFTRALVDATLRASPHLSLNAFTPTARDPEMERAIRADPRVAAFTPFLADKGLLTRPAGQGNRAGVDFATLFGVMPEASQVLQLPAEEGRLLATLRPGEVLLGSALARSIGGFTGDELRLLNSGQRRTTLQVKGLFTTGNYLIDSAYAFTSLGTLQQLQGGENITGYQLRLTNPDLAPAVGNELTRIRAYTPLPWQSLYGTLLDQLALQKRVIGFVVFLIVIVAAFGIANVLTLAVFEKTQEIAILRAIGATRSLITRIFLFEGLALGLGGLLVGNLLGLGISLYFTVRPFQIPGDLYFITSLPVEVRWTDLLAVNAVGLLTTLLAALIPARRAAGIEPARIIR, from the coding sequence ATGACCCCTGTCCGTTCCGCTGCTCCGCCCGCCTCGCCTGCGCTGGCGTGGTCGCTGGCATGGGCACATCTGCGCCGCCGCCGCACCCAGAATGTCCTGACCATCCTGGGCATCGCGGTGGGTGTGATGGCCCTGATCGCCGCGCTGAGCCTGACCAACGGCTTTACCCGCGCGCTGGTGGATGCCACCCTGCGCGCCAGCCCACATCTCAGCCTGAACGCCTTCACGCCCACTGCACGCGACCCCGAGATGGAGCGCGCCATCCGGGCCGACCCGCGGGTGGCGGCCTTTACACCCTTTCTGGCCGATAAGGGCCTGCTGACCCGGCCCGCCGGGCAGGGCAACCGGGCCGGGGTGGATTTTGCGACCCTGTTCGGTGTGATGCCCGAGGCCAGTCAGGTGCTGCAACTGCCCGCCGAGGAGGGCCGGCTGCTCGCCACCCTTCGGCCCGGCGAGGTGCTGCTCGGCTCGGCGCTGGCCCGCAGCATAGGCGGCTTTACCGGCGATGAGCTGCGGCTGCTCAACAGCGGTCAGCGCCGGACCACCCTGCAGGTCAAGGGACTGTTCACCACCGGCAACTATCTGATTGACAGCGCCTACGCCTTTACCAGCCTGGGCACCCTGCAGCAGTTGCAGGGCGGGGAGAACATCACCGGCTACCAGCTGCGGCTGACCAACCCGGACCTCGCGCCCGCGGTGGGCAACGAGCTGACCCGCATCCGCGCGTACACGCCGCTGCCGTGGCAGAGTCTGTATGGCACCCTGCTCGATCAACTGGCGCTGCAAAAGCGGGTGATCGGCTTCGTGGTGTTCCTGATCGTGATCGTGGCGGCCTTCGGCATCGCCAATGTCCTGACGCTGGCGGTGTTCGAGAAAACCCAGGAAATCGCCATTCTGCGTGCCATCGGGGCCACGCGCAGCCTGATTACCCGCATCTTCCTGTTCGAGGGGCTGGCGCTGGGGCTGGGCGGCCTGCTCGTCGGCAACCTGCTCGGGCTGGGCATCAGCCTGTACTTCACGGTGAGGCCCTTCCAGATTCCCGGCGACCTGTACTTCATCACCTCGCTGCCGGTGGAGGTCCGCTGGACCGATCTGCTCGCGGTCAATGCGGTCGGTCTGCTCACCACGCTGCTCGCGGCCCTGATTCCAGCCCGCCGCGCGGCAGGAATCGAGCCGGCCCGCATCATCCGCTGA
- a CDS encoding AAA family ATPase — protein sequence MIGDHLQVTIARAADYARGAGHEYVTLEHLLLALTHDPEAREALLAVGVNVERLRDDLETQLGTLDVLEDAEPDFTLGVHRVVQGAVLQLHASGRGGEVADGARVLVELLEEADSPARAALEAQGVTRLDVLEYVSHGAAKVEGRGRERRAAGVDGPVPAEAEAPAEQDPLEAYTVDLTAGARAGEYDPVIGRDAELTRAVHILARRGKNNPVLVGEPGVGKTALAEGLAQRVVDGKAPGFLKGASVYALDLGALLAGTRYRGDFEQRLRAVLAALDGQNSVLFIDELHTLVGAGATEGGSVDAANLLKPALARGKLRVLGATTPAELRHLEKDRALWRRFQTVEVAEPSEDDALEILRGLASKYAAHHGVTYTPDALDAAVRLSVRHLRDRFLPDKAIDVLDEAGAARSSAGQGGTIAVADIEATVARMARVPVGAVKAEEVQSLATLEADLGERVYGQDAAVQAVASAVKLARAGLRDPRKPQGAFLFAGPTGVGKTELARALAERLGIHLARFDMSEYQEAHTVARLIGAPPGYVGFDQGGLLTDAVAKNPHAVLLLDEIEKAHPDVYNIFLQLMDHGTLTDHAGKKVDGRGLILIFTTNAGAADAGRPALGFGREGRAGEEAEAVKRTFTPEFRNRLDAVIYFRALSRGVMADVVDKFLRELSAQLAERGVVLSVSDAARARLAELGYDPLMGARPLTRVIEEHLKRPLADQLLFGRLKDGGEVRVDVSQEIFTFAPE from the coding sequence ATGATCGGCGACCACCTGCAGGTCACCATTGCCCGCGCCGCGGACTACGCGCGTGGGGCAGGACATGAGTACGTGACCCTTGAACATCTGCTGCTCGCCCTGACGCACGACCCCGAGGCGCGCGAGGCGCTGCTGGCGGTGGGCGTGAACGTGGAGCGCCTGCGCGACGATCTGGAAACGCAGCTCGGCACCCTGGACGTGCTGGAGGACGCCGAGCCGGACTTCACGCTGGGTGTTCACCGGGTGGTGCAGGGCGCGGTGCTGCAGCTGCATGCCAGCGGCAGGGGGGGTGAGGTCGCCGACGGAGCGCGGGTGCTCGTGGAACTGCTGGAGGAGGCCGACTCACCGGCCCGCGCCGCCCTTGAAGCCCAGGGTGTGACCCGCCTGGACGTGCTGGAGTATGTGTCCCACGGCGCGGCGAAGGTCGAGGGGCGTGGCCGCGAGCGCCGGGCGGCGGGGGTAGACGGACCCGTGCCGGCAGAAGCCGAGGCCCCCGCCGAGCAGGACCCGCTGGAGGCCTACACCGTGGACCTGACCGCCGGGGCGCGGGCCGGGGAATACGATCCGGTGATTGGCCGGGACGCCGAGTTGACACGCGCCGTTCACATCCTGGCGCGGCGCGGCAAGAACAACCCCGTCCTGGTGGGCGAGCCGGGCGTGGGCAAGACCGCGCTGGCCGAGGGACTGGCGCAGCGCGTGGTGGACGGCAAGGCTCCCGGCTTCCTGAAGGGCGCCTCGGTGTACGCCCTGGACCTGGGAGCGCTGCTGGCGGGCACGCGCTACCGGGGTGATTTTGAACAGAGGCTCCGGGCAGTGCTGGCCGCCCTGGACGGTCAGAACAGCGTGCTGTTCATTGACGAGCTGCACACCCTGGTCGGTGCGGGAGCCACCGAGGGCGGCAGCGTCGACGCGGCCAACCTGCTCAAGCCGGCGCTGGCCCGCGGCAAGCTGCGGGTGCTGGGCGCGACCACGCCCGCCGAGTTGCGTCATCTGGAAAAGGACCGGGCGCTGTGGCGACGCTTCCAGACCGTGGAGGTCGCCGAGCCGTCCGAGGACGACGCGCTGGAGATCCTGCGCGGTCTGGCCTCCAAATATGCCGCGCACCATGGGGTGACCTACACGCCCGACGCCCTGGACGCCGCCGTGCGTCTGAGCGTGCGCCACCTGCGCGACCGTTTTTTGCCGGACAAGGCCATTGACGTGCTGGACGAGGCGGGAGCGGCCCGCAGCAGCGCGGGGCAGGGGGGCACCATCGCCGTGGCCGACATCGAGGCCACCGTGGCCCGCATGGCCCGCGTGCCGGTGGGCGCGGTGAAGGCCGAGGAAGTGCAGTCCCTCGCCACGCTGGAAGCGGACCTCGGGGAGCGGGTGTACGGACAGGACGCGGCGGTGCAGGCCGTGGCGAGCGCCGTCAAGCTGGCCCGTGCGGGCCTGCGCGACCCGCGAAAACCGCAGGGGGCCTTTCTGTTCGCCGGGCCGACCGGGGTAGGCAAGACCGAGCTGGCGCGCGCCCTGGCCGAGCGGCTGGGCATTCATCTGGCCCGCTTCGACATGTCCGAGTATCAGGAGGCGCACACGGTCGCGCGTCTGATCGGTGCGCCGCCCGGATACGTGGGTTTCGATCAGGGCGGCCTGCTCACCGACGCGGTGGCCAAGAACCCCCACGCCGTGCTGCTGCTCGACGAGATCGAGAAGGCCCACCCGGACGTGTACAACATCTTCCTGCAGCTGATGGACCACGGCACTCTGACCGACCACGCCGGGAAGAAGGTGGACGGCCGGGGGCTGATCCTGATCTTCACGACCAATGCCGGAGCCGCCGACGCGGGCCGTCCGGCGCTGGGGTTTGGGCGGGAGGGCCGGGCCGGCGAGGAGGCCGAGGCGGTCAAGAGGACCTTTACCCCGGAGTTCCGTAACCGGCTGGACGCCGTGATCTACTTCCGTGCCCTGTCCCGTGGGGTGATGGCGGACGTCGTGGACAAGTTCCTGCGAGAACTCTCGGCCCAGCTCGCCGAGCGCGGCGTGGTCCTGAGCGTGTCGGACGCCGCCCGTGCCCGTCTGGCCGAGCTGGGCTACGATCCCCTGATGGGAGCGCGTCCGCTGACCCGGGTCATCGAGGAACACCTCAAGCGCCCGCTGGCCGATCAACTGCTGTTCGGCCGCCTCAAGGACGGGGGAGAGGTGCGGGTGGACGTCTCTCAAGAAATCTTCACATTTGCCCCTGAATGA
- the clpS gene encoding ATP-dependent Clp protease adapter ClpS, which produces MTRRDGGQDPQGRTQTLERTETRQPRLYRVLLLNDDYTPMDFVVMVLSRYFRKAEQEAELIMLAVHHKGQGVAGVYTRDIAETKVAQVTAHARQEGHPLRVVAEPEGEGGP; this is translated from the coding sequence ATGACGCGCCGTGACGGCGGCCAGGACCCCCAAGGCCGCACCCAGACCCTGGAACGCACCGAGACGCGGCAGCCCAGGCTGTACCGGGTGCTGCTGCTGAACGACGACTACACGCCGATGGATTTTGTGGTGATGGTGCTGTCGCGCTATTTCCGCAAGGCCGAGCAGGAGGCCGAGCTGATCATGCTCGCCGTGCATCACAAGGGGCAGGGAGTGGCCGGGGTGTATACCCGCGACATCGCCGAGACCAAGGTGGCCCAGGTCACGGCCCATGCCCGCCAGGAGGGACATCCTCTGCGCGTGGTGGCCGAGCCGGAAGGGGAGGGAGGACCGTGA
- a CDS encoding ABC transporter ATP-binding protein: protein MTTSPPDASVHVRDLNKRYAVHEKEPGFMGSLRSFVRRKTRYVEAVRGVSFDLAPGEVVGFLGPNGAGKTTTLKMLSGLLHPSGGTARVAGFEPRRRETAFLKQITLVMGQKQQLIWDLPALDSFLVNQAIYEIPDNEYRATMREFTEVLSLDGILKKQVRKLSLGERMKCELAAALLHRPRVLFLDEPTIGLDVNMQESVRAFVRDYNERYGATVILTSHYMADVTALARRILVIDRGELVFDGDLAHLAEQGRGGKTVRLQLRRGVSAAELARYGSDVRVDGLSAELTVPRAEVSARAARLLADLDVADLTVEDPPIEAVMAELFGARDREDRAREAVHG from the coding sequence ATGACCACCTCGCCCCCGGACGCCTCCGTCCACGTCCGCGACCTGAACAAGCGGTATGCCGTCCATGAGAAGGAACCCGGCTTCATGGGCAGCCTGCGCAGTTTCGTGCGCCGCAAGACGAGGTATGTGGAGGCCGTCAGGGGGGTATCGTTCGATCTTGCCCCGGGCGAGGTGGTCGGCTTTCTGGGGCCCAACGGCGCGGGCAAGACGACCACCCTCAAGATGCTCTCGGGGCTGCTGCATCCCTCGGGCGGTACGGCGCGGGTGGCGGGGTTCGAGCCGCGCCGGCGCGAGACGGCCTTTCTCAAGCAGATCACGCTGGTGATGGGGCAAAAGCAGCAGCTGATCTGGGACCTGCCCGCGCTGGACAGCTTTCTCGTGAATCAGGCCATCTACGAGATTCCCGATAACGAGTACCGCGCGACCATGCGCGAGTTCACGGAGGTGCTGTCTCTGGACGGCATCCTCAAGAAGCAGGTCCGCAAGCTCAGCCTGGGCGAGCGCATGAAGTGCGAACTGGCCGCCGCGCTGCTGCACCGCCCGCGGGTGCTGTTTCTGGACGAACCGACCATCGGCCTGGACGTGAACATGCAGGAGTCGGTGCGCGCCTTTGTGCGCGACTACAACGAGCGCTACGGAGCCACCGTGATTCTGACGAGCCATTACATGGCCGACGTCACCGCCCTGGCCCGGCGCATTCTGGTCATTGACCGCGGCGAGCTGGTCTTCGACGGTGACCTGGCCCACCTCGCCGAACAGGGCCGCGGCGGCAAGACCGTCCGGCTGCAGCTGCGCCGGGGGGTCAGCGCCGCCGAGCTGGCCCGCTACGGCAGTGACGTGCGGGTGGATGGCCTGAGCGCCGAGCTGACTGTTCCCCGCGCCGAGGTCAGTGCCCGCGCGGCCCGGCTGCTCGCCGATCTGGACGTGGCCGACCTCACCGTGGAGGACCCTCCCATCGAGGCCGTAATGGCCGAGCTGTTCGGAGCCAGAGACCGGGAGGACCGGGCCAGGGAGGCTGTACATGGCTGA
- a CDS encoding ABC transporter permease — translation MSPLWKKIRVLFATRFAEMAEYRAEIIIWMLSGTLSLIMMLVWMSQAASAPGGQIRGYDASGFATYFLSVWLVGQLLVVWVGWELDLMIRQGTLSPKLLRPMDPMWIEYASHVAERLVRIGPLLALLVVFALLSGASFTHEWWAYPAALGLIALGFTCRFLYEYTLGLLAFWTESSTSFTEVAWLLYAALGGLFAPLAFYPPWVQNVAVWTPFPYMLGLPAQLLAGKATLAQTGQGALVLLGWVVVFWFVRLAVWRLGLKKYGAVGA, via the coding sequence ATGAGCCCCCTGTGGAAAAAAATCCGGGTTCTGTTCGCCACCCGTTTTGCAGAGATGGCCGAATACCGCGCCGAGATCATCATCTGGATGCTCTCGGGCACCCTGTCCCTGATCATGATGCTGGTATGGATGTCCCAGGCAGCGTCGGCCCCCGGCGGGCAGATCCGCGGGTACGATGCCTCCGGCTTCGCCACCTACTTTCTCAGCGTGTGGCTGGTGGGCCAGCTGCTGGTGGTGTGGGTGGGCTGGGAGCTGGACCTCATGATCCGGCAGGGCACGCTGTCGCCCAAACTGCTGCGTCCCATGGACCCCATGTGGATCGAGTACGCCTCGCACGTCGCCGAGCGGCTGGTGCGCATCGGGCCGCTGCTCGCGCTGCTCGTCGTCTTCGCGCTGCTTTCAGGAGCGTCCTTTACCCACGAGTGGTGGGCCTACCCGGCCGCGCTGGGCCTGATCGCACTGGGGTTTACCTGCCGCTTTCTGTACGAGTACACCCTGGGCCTGCTCGCCTTCTGGACCGAGAGCAGCACGTCCTTTACCGAGGTGGCGTGGCTGCTGTACGCCGCGCTGGGCGGCCTGTTCGCCCCGCTGGCGTTCTACCCGCCGTGGGTGCAGAACGTCGCCGTCTGGACGCCCTTTCCCTACATGCTGGGATTGCCGGCCCAGCTGCTCGCGGGCAAGGCCACGCTGGCCCAGACCGGCCAGGGAGCGCTGGTGCTGCTCGGCTGGGTGGTGGTCTTCTGGTTCGTGCGGCTGGCGGTGTGGCGGCTGGGCCTGAAAAAGTACGGCGCGGTGGGCGCATGA
- a CDS encoding ABC transporter permease: MIRYLRLIRIFTGATISAQLEYRANFLGAVLGSLGQVGVALLTIGVLFAQTETVGGWTFREALLVTGFFMLTEGFISVFVQPNMSRIAEAIRTGSMDFTLLKPVDAQFNVSTRYLNVLRFPDLLIGLGLIGYAASALTVTLAGVLTAAVLYLSALSIVYCIWLALSTTAFWFVKTQNMAELFNGIFGAGRFPVSAFPLPVRFLLTFIVPIALITTVPAQAMTGRLTPLLALASPLVALALFAATRWFWLRAVASYTSASS, translated from the coding sequence ATGATCCGTTACCTGCGCCTGATCCGCATCTTTACCGGGGCAACCATCTCCGCGCAGCTGGAGTACCGGGCCAATTTCCTGGGAGCGGTGCTGGGCAGCCTGGGTCAGGTCGGGGTGGCGCTGCTGACCATCGGGGTGCTGTTCGCACAGACCGAGACGGTGGGCGGCTGGACCTTCCGTGAGGCTTTGCTCGTGACCGGGTTTTTCATGCTTACCGAGGGCTTCATCAGCGTGTTCGTGCAGCCCAACATGAGCCGCATCGCGGAGGCCATCCGCACCGGCAGCATGGATTTCACGCTGCTCAAACCGGTGGACGCGCAGTTCAACGTCAGCACCCGCTACCTGAATGTGCTGCGCTTTCCCGATCTGCTCATCGGTCTGGGGCTGATCGGGTACGCGGCCTCGGCCCTCACCGTCACGCTGGCGGGCGTGCTGACGGCGGCCGTCCTGTACCTCTCGGCCCTGTCCATCGTGTACTGCATCTGGCTGGCCCTGTCCACCACCGCCTTCTGGTTCGTCAAGACCCAGAACATGGCCGAGCTGTTCAACGGCATCTTCGGGGCCGGGCGCTTTCCGGTCAGCGCCTTTCCGCTGCCGGTGCGTTTTCTGCTCACCTTCATCGTGCCCATCGCCCTGATCACCACCGTGCCCGCACAGGCCATGACCGGCCGCCTGACTCCCCTGCTGGCGCTGGCCTCGCCGCTGGTGGCGCTGGCGCTGTTCGCCGCCACGCGCTGGTTCTGGCTGCGGGCCGTCGCCAGCTACACGAGCGCGAGCAGTTGA